The stretch of DNA GTATTTGTACTTTCATATCAGTAGCTTATAGCATAAATCACAGATAAAAACAACCAAATCCTACAACTTTCTTCAGTTTTCAAAGAGCAGTATCAATGTTTACGCGGGTTTCAGCCTGCATTTTTCAGGACGAACTAATTAATAATATGGAGATAATACAATGGTGGAAAAAAGGCATACCAGCACCCACTATGAAAGGGAACTCAGGGACGTCAAGGAAAGTCTTCTTTATTTGGGAGCGCTTGTAGAAAAGGCAATAGAACTGGCAATAAAGGCCCTTTTGGATAGGGATACGGAGATCGCCCGCAAGGTAATTTGCGATGATAATACAATTGATCAGCTTGATGTTGAGATTGAAGAGAAGTGTATTAGAATTCTTGCATTGAGGCAGCCCACGGCGCGGGACCTGAGGTACATCACGACGGCCATTAAAATAAATGGACATCTGGAGAGGATCGGCGATATGGCGGCTAATATTGCTGAAAAAGCGATTATTTTAAGTGAAGAACCACCGATGAAACCCTATATCGATATTCC from Deltaproteobacteria bacterium encodes:
- the phoU gene encoding phosphate signaling complex protein PhoU, which translates into the protein MVEKRHTSTHYERELRDVKESLLYLGALVEKAIELAIKALLDRDTEIARKVICDDNTIDQLDVEIEEKCIRILALRQPTARDLRYITTAIKINGHLERIGDMAANIAEKAIILSEEPPMKPYIDIPRMAEIARAMIKESLDALVNEDTNLAQKVRVEDETIDNLNEQVFRELLTFMMEDPRKIHRALIIMQISKSLERISDHAVGIADMVVYMVTGKSVRHAPTCESQG